One genomic region from Sandaracinaceae bacterium encodes:
- a CDS encoding LytTR family DNA-binding domain-containing protein → MRILIVDDEPIARSRLVRLLGRIEGVEVAGEAANGNEALAQAEALAPDVMLLDIDMPGLDGLAVAETPGVPPVIFTTAHPHHALDAFEADAHDYLLKPISRERLERALEKVRVRRAAAEQEPWRLVVTAGSLKRFVDAREVESFIADQKYLVFRVGDEELLLRESLDALEARLAPFGFLRVNRGALVRRDAVRAYDTAEGGAVVLASGERIPVSRRAAAAVREALNV, encoded by the coding sequence GTGAGGATCCTGATCGTCGACGACGAGCCGATCGCGCGGAGCCGCCTGGTGCGTCTGCTCGGCCGGATCGAGGGCGTCGAGGTCGCGGGGGAGGCCGCGAACGGCAACGAGGCGCTCGCGCAGGCCGAGGCGCTCGCGCCGGACGTGATGCTGCTCGACATCGACATGCCCGGGCTCGACGGCCTCGCGGTCGCGGAGACGCCGGGGGTGCCTCCCGTGATCTTCACCACCGCTCACCCTCACCACGCGCTCGACGCGTTCGAAGCCGACGCGCACGACTACCTGCTCAAGCCGATCAGCCGCGAGCGGCTGGAGCGCGCGCTGGAGAAGGTCCGCGTGCGCCGCGCCGCCGCGGAGCAAGAGCCGTGGCGGCTGGTGGTGACCGCGGGATCGCTGAAGCGCTTCGTCGACGCGCGAGAGGTGGAGAGCTTCATCGCCGATCAGAAGTACCTCGTGTTCCGCGTGGGCGACGAGGAGCTGCTCTTGCGCGAGAGCCTCGACGCGCTCGAGGCCCGCCTCGCGCCCTTCGGCTTCTTGCGGGTCAACCGCGGCGCGCTCGTGCGACGGGACGCGGTCCGGGCCTACGACACCGCGGAGGGCGGCGCGGTGGTGCTCGCGAGCGGGGAGCGCATCCCCGTCAGCCGACGGGCCGCGGCGGCGGTGCGCGAAGCCCTGAACGTGTGA